A stretch of the Candidatus Eisenbacteria bacterium genome encodes the following:
- a CDS encoding 2-phosphosulfolactate phosphatase, which translates to MKLYVYLVPSAVDEGARTDRVVVIDVLRSCTSLAYAVENGAEKIIPAESVEVATKLLSTLPRDMTLLCGERDGKKIPGFDLGNSPLEYTSETISGKTLIFSSTNGTRAIAKGSFAREVVLCSFVNLGAVVEYLKESQTDISVICSGKLGQTSLEDTVCAGMLVERMTSEDRSGFELNDGSQIALLTAKAHAKNIRKMILEASHGVYLSSLGFTEDLEIASALDSVPVVPVVRDGRITRDKAK; encoded by the coding sequence ATGAAACTCTACGTCTATCTTGTGCCTTCTGCAGTGGACGAGGGAGCGCGCACGGACAGGGTTGTGGTTATCGATGTGCTGCGTTCCTGCACAAGCCTTGCCTATGCAGTCGAAAACGGCGCAGAGAAAATCATCCCGGCAGAAAGCGTTGAAGTTGCGACAAAACTCCTATCGACTCTTCCAAGAGACATGACACTCCTTTGCGGTGAAAGAGACGGGAAGAAAATCCCCGGCTTTGACCTGGGGAACTCACCTCTGGAATACACAAGCGAGACGATTTCCGGAAAGACTCTGATTTTTTCATCAACCAATGGAACACGGGCGATTGCAAAAGGGTCCTTTGCCAGAGAAGTTGTCCTTTGTTCATTTGTAAACCTGGGCGCCGTGGTGGAGTATCTGAAGGAATCTCAGACCGATATCTCGGTGATATGCTCGGGGAAACTCGGGCAAACTTCGCTTGAGGACACTGTCTGTGCAGGCATGCTTGTGGAGAGAATGACGTCTGAGGACCGCAGCGGTTTCGAGCTCAACGACGGTTCACAGATCGCCCTGCTTACCGCGAAGGCCCACGCCAAGAACATCAGGAAAATGATTCTCGAAGCAAGCCACGGCGTCTATCTGTCTTCTCTCGGCTTCACGGAGGACCTGGAAATCGCCAGCGCGCTGGATTCGGTGCCGGTCGTGCCGGTCGTCAGGGACGGGCGGATCACGAGGGACAAAGCAAAATAG